The window aaaagtttttgCACCACTATGATGGTTTTGTAATAAGTTGATATGGTTCTTAATGTTGAGAATGTGTTCTTGATGACTCCTAATAGTAACTTGTTTTTCTATTGTAAATGTGGAGAATTGTAAGAGCATTACTATGAATAATGTTGTGACTTTTAAAGCCTTTAGTACAGGGAGTTTTAACATCATATTTCATGATATGATGATTTGTTATTGACTGATGTAAGGCACATATGTGTTTTGAAGATGGATTAAGTACCGTAAgatataaataaacattattatAGTTGTGTAGGTGGAGTGATGAAGGTCACCAAGGGCTCTTATGTTGTTGAAGAGAAGCATGGTTGGAGGTTGTAGTTGTTACAAGCCTTCATGATTACCAACTCATCAAACCTCTCTATTAGCACAATGTTGGATTACGATACCAAACTTTAGGATTTTTGTGGCTTGTTTACATAAGTGAATGTGGGTGATTAAGTTGAGAAATTCAAGAGTTTATCGTAAGTTCAGGCAATGAAATCTCAGTTTTTGCAACTAATGAGATTTTAGTAAGCGTAGGAGAGTTAGATTCAAGGACAATGTGCATAACACAAAGGAGATATTTCATTATATACACTAGGACTTATGGGGTGCATCTAGAAAATTCTCTTTGGGTGGCTGTAACTTCTTGCTCATTTCCATCAAAAGTTACTCAAGAAAGTTTTGTGTAATttcatcaaaacaaaaaattaaataatgggCGTCTTTAAGATTTGAAAGATCATGattgagaaaataaaatattgatagAAAGGGGTAAGGCATATGTAAAACTGAGTAAAGTTAGGAAAGACTCCTTGAGCCAATTAAGGTGATCTTCCCAAATGTTTTACTTGATCGTATCTTCTCTACCGAACTTAGTTTTACATCGCTAAACAATtatgattcaattttttttatattaattaattacatatttGGTTGTCCGACATATTTTCATAAGAATGAAACGTTAAAATGAACATAAGCTAGAATGACCATCACAAGgtttttttgggttgatgataAGGGTTATGGGGTGTAATATTAGATATCTTTATAGGAAATGATATGGATTGGCATTTCATTCCATGAGTTGAGAATAAACACATGATACAATCAATGATTTTAGGAAACAAGATATTTACACAATAATTACCAAACTAAGAAGAtatacaaattaatttaaataatatctaAATATTCTATTCTAATACACTCTCGCAATCGAATCGAGAGGTTTGCGAACGCTGAGACTGGAAAgaaaatcatcaaaaagaacTTGAGGAAGGCCCTTGGTAAATATATCAGCAATTTGATAGCGAGATGGAACATGAAAGACGCGAACTATTTAACCTTCTCACAAACAAAATCAATGTCCATTTCAATATGTTTAGCGCgctgatgatgaactggatttTCCGACAAGTAAACAACACTAACATTGTCACAATAAACCAAAGTAGCTGTGGAAACAATGAAGCTCAAGAAGAAGGTTACGAATCTAGCATGATTCAGAAACAACATTGGTGACACCACAATATTCTGCCTCCGCACTAGACTTAGAAACCGTGGGTTGTCGCTTAGCAGACCAAGAGATCAAATTATCACCAAGAAAAACACAGTATCCAGAAGTAGAGCGACGAGTGTCAGGACAACCGCCCCATTCAGCATCGGTGTATGATAAAAGAGAAGAAATGGAAGACCGATATGGTTGCATCCATGATCAAGAGTACCTTTGATATATCTAAGAATGTGATGAAGAGCAGCTGTGTGTTCAATGCGAGGATCATGCATAAAAAGGCAAACTTGTTGAACCGCATATGAAATATCCGGACGGGTGAAAGTGAAATACTATAAAGCCCCAGCCAAGCTATGATTCAAAGTAGCATTTTCATAAGAAGAACCAACATTCGCACACAATTTCCCGGTAGTAGTCACAAGAGTAGGAGAAGGTTTGCATTGAGGCATGTCGGTTTTGTCATGAATCTTAGAGGCATACCTGTGTTGAGAAAGAAAGGGACCTGCAGAATTACGAAGAAACAACAATACCCAAGAAATAACTTAAAAGACCTAAGTCCTTCATAGCCAATTCGAAACTCGACTTAGATATAATGGACTGGTAAAGAAAATCAGAGGAAGCAGTCAGAATGATGTCATCTGCACATAACAAAAGATAGGCAATGTCGGACccataacaataaataaatagggACGAATCGGAAACACTGTTACAAAAGCCAATAGTAGTCACAAAATCAGCAAATAAAGAGATTTGcgaagaagacaaacatgatcGAGATGTTTAGGGGTCACGAAAACCCAAAGGCTAGTGCATGTAAACAGTTTCATCCAAGTGcccatgaagaaaagcatttttaacatccaattgatgtattGACCAAGATTTAGACAATGCAACACTTAAGACAATGCAAATATAGGTAGGTTTCACCACAGACTAAAAGTTTCATCACAGTCAATGCCCTCTCTTTGAGATTTACCATCACCAGCAAGGCACGCcttatagcgctcaaaagaaccatcAGATTTGGTTTTTAAACGAAAAATCCATAGATTTCGAATAACATTAGAATTAGGAGGTCGAGGAACAAAATCCCAAGTGTGATTATCAATTAAAGCATCAAATTCATCTTGTATAACTTGTTTCCAGTTCGGGTCACGGAGGGCATGTATGGGATTTCGGGGAATAGCAGAAAGATAAGGCATGTGAAGAGTATTTGGTGTTGGGTTTGAAGATACCATATTGACTATGCGTAGTCATGACAATGCGAGGACTAGATGGTGATGGAAAAGAGGTTGGTTAAGGAGGAGGGAAAGGATTTGGGCTGGAGAAAGAAAGTGGGCTGCTGTGAGCAGGACCATCTGGGACGGTAGCAAGAATTGGGCCGGGGAAGTGGGGGGTGCTGTTGGGGATGATTCCGTGGGCTAAAATCAGGAGGGGATGGGTTTGTTGGGGGGTTTTGGGCTTCGGCAAGGGGTGGCCCCAGTAAGGGGAATGGAGGGGGGAAAGTGTGTTGGGTTGAATTAAGAACAATGGGAGAGTCTTCTAAGAAGTTGTACTCGTGAGGAGTACTAATAGAAgattgagaaaaaggaaaagtgttttcatcaaaaataacatGACGAGATAAGATAATTTTGTGTGAGgagagatcatagcacttgtaaccaCGATGTGAGGACGGATATCCCAAAAGACACATGGAGAGCAGCGAGGTTGTAGTTTGTGAATTTTGGAGGAAAAAATgagaggaaaacataaacacccaaaaacccggAGATGAGTACAAGAAAGAGATTTGTGGTAAAGTAAATGAGTAGGAGTGAGATGACCAAGTAACTTAGAAGGGAGAATGTTAAGAAGATAAGTTGTGGTAtttaaggcgtgaggccaaaaatACGGTGGAAGAGAAGCATGACGCAATAATGTacgaataatattatttatggagcatattttcttttttgatttttcattttgagaagAAGTTTGAGGACAAGAGAAACAAAGAGAGATACCCCGAGCATTACAAAATTGGTGAAAAAGTTGATTGTTAAATTCATCCCCATGATCACATTGAATGGATTTAATTGAAAGTTCAAATTGATTTTGGATATAAGtggtaaaattgacaaaaatatcataaacttgagatttgcgaAACAAGGCAAAAGTCCTTAAATAATTAGTAAAGTATCAAGAAGAAGAATATAATATTTGTAACCTGATGGACTAGAAACAGAAAAAGTCCATAAATTACTATGAATATTCTCAAAAGGACAAGTACTTTTACACAAAGAAGTAATAAAGGGCAATCTAACATGTTTACCCAAAGGACAAGAGTGACAAAGAAATGAAGGATGTTTATTACATTTAATTAAACTAGAGGAAtacaaaaaatctaaaattgcTTTTCCCGGATGACCTAAACGAGAATGTCAAAGACTAttagaaaaagtaaaaaatgcgGAAGAGGTAGACGATGAGGCAGGAGCTCCATGTGTCGATTgaaaaggataaagatcacccgTGCTATTAGATCTTAGAACGATGTTCCCCATGGCCAAATCCTTCATAGAAAAGCCAAAAGcatcaaattcaacaaaaacCATATTACGATGAGTGAATTTAGGTGACCGTGACCTTAAACTTGAATCATATGACCACTACCAACAATAATTGCATTATTTGAGGgatgctttaaaggaaaataattaAGAAGGCTACCTTGAGATCGAGTTATGCAAGAAGTTGCACTAGTGTCCATGTAAATTTGTTTATCGGGAAAGGATAGAGATAGAGTATGCATGGCATGATCAATATTCGTCGGAGAATAACCCATAGCCGAATTAGACCCGGTGCAGAAACTATGGGCTGGACAAGAACCAAGTAACCCATTATGAGGAGAAGTAGCAACATTCTTATGAGGAGCCAAAGGAGTAGTTGGATAAggtgaagactcaattctcttaagtgatgataattcaaaacacatattaaattaaacaataatttaagtaattatatttagttgtttaagtcgctccaaaaatcatattaaatattaattgattaaatGACAAATTATTTAAGTCCGAAATAAAGTTAATTGAGATTAAATTAAATGACTTAAGATAATTTAGAaagttatatttaaattttgaatttaaatttaagcTTTTGAATAAGATTATATTTGAAGTTGAATTAAGTAAATGTATGTTCAAGATgttgaaatacttgaattatatttgtatgttaaatttaagttttaaattaaacGTGTGCTTAAGATATTTAAATGTTTGAATACATTACACGTTGAATAGCTTATTACACGgtttataattgaatatttgaagttaaataagttgttaagcTATACTAATTACAGGCTTTCCTACAAATaagatgacaatttaaattCATACTGAAAACAggaaaagacaatttaaattgatgttaaaaataggaattaaatttgaataatatttACACGTTGTATTATTTGGTTTTTGCTGAAGTTTCAATAtgttgtatgagttctaacgtggcagaACAACAATGGTTGTTAATAACAAAatatagcacacaatgacgtaattatatgagctgtcagtgcaacgtcagtttgaggttaagctcaagatcttgaaaaATGGCACAGATTAACCAGATCAACGAAATTGacagatgaagctttcttgctctacaaggatatgttgaggcgtgacatatataaatataaggctTTTTTCAAGAATTAAGATTGCAACATtctcttacaattttctctgtTTAATTAAGATCTATTATTCTCTAAACATTCAAAAagtgttgtaattcttagttcatctagctcttacatttgtaatggGATTTAGtgttaaaaaagagttagaattttCATTGTTTAATACGCCAAACcttggaatactttttaaagtgttcaacttgtaatctctattgtgagattgggatttgtgcttttattaagggaacttgtaagacgttcttcaagggaaaaaacgtggtgagagaagatagagagatcttctagcTTAGGTtgtcttaaagttcattaataaaaggcgttgaatcctacgggttggaagagaacctATTAACGgagagtaggttgtttagaaccgaaccttgTTAACATATcatttgttattgtttaagttcaTTTTCGCACTTACGTTATAAATTTATCAATCGACctactgttccagaaaacagtttcGAAAGGTCTCACAAGCTCTAGAGTTAaccttccagacaaaaattttaaacgggcatactctctattctcccccctctagagagtgtTCAaactcctatcaactttcaattggtatcagagctgagtttcacatataaagattaacatcttgtgatggatccgataggagaagggttgtttgctcaaggtcatTCGTGCTCTAGGCCTCCTTTGTTTTGTGGAACAAATTTCTCTCATTGGAAAAATTTAATGAAGAtgttgtgattgatcaagatataaAACTTTGGACAcgataactaaaggacctaaggtacccatgaaaaaggacgctcaaggaaatgatgtggtAAAATCCGAATCCGAATACTCACAAAGTGATTTGGAATCTGTATCAAAAaattatagggcaatgaatcaattttgTTATGCTTTAAATTGTACCAAATTCAATAGAGTTTCATCATGCACAAGTGCTAAGGAAATATGAGATAAGTTCGTTGTGACATGTGAAGGAACACgtcaagtaaaggaaacaaagatcaacattctcatgcatcaatacaaaatgttcaagatgaaaaaggatgagaatattaatgaaatgtttactcctTTTACACTAATtaactaacagtttgaattctcttggtaaaaattttactaatgcagaataAGTCCGAAAGGTtttgaggtgtcttccaagatccaaatggggttcAAAAGTCACCGGCATTGAAGAAGCTCAGGATTTGAGAGTTCTGTCACTTGACGATcttcttggaaaactcacaactcatgaacttaccctacatgatgatggagaatgTGATGTAACACCATCCATGAagaatcttgctctaaaggaaaataaacatcatgaatcctcaagcgatgatgaagaaagtgatgatgaggaagatccatttgccttGATCACAAGAGGTCTAGAAGGAATCATGAAGATGCGCAAAagacttaaaaatttaaatctaaAAACAAAGGTAAATATTCGaactctaactctaattctagaACTAAAAAATTTGCTTGctttgagtgtggatctacagaacatcttgtaaaggaatgccctaagaagaaaaggaaatCTTACAAGAAAAACATgaagaaacaagcaatggttgctaCATGGAGTGGTTCCGAAGGATCAACCGAATCCgaaagtgaagatggtcaagctcacttatgtcttatggctaatgatgACAAAAATGATGATCTAGATAaaaatcataaagaggtacttgactttcttaactcttgttctaaagacgaattagttaaagctctctttgacatgtttcaaattgaaaagatcttaaaagatgagaaaaatattttagaaaatagaaTTCATCACTATACCgaaggttgtgaagaccttataaagaaaaatgaatcgctTAAGGCTGaaacattaaaatttgaaaagactgtcagagtcttgaaagaaaaaaatctcAGCCAAATGAAAAGGCTcattgatcttaagaatgaaaataatgatCTTGAATCTGAGCTCAAGACACTGagacatgagtctgagaaaagtTTCAACCCTTAACAAAGCTAAATGACTCCGAATATAAATTTACTAAAATGCTTTCACGAGAAAAATGATGtaatgataaacgtggtatcgGTTATTATAATGCTACACATaaatataagagtaaaaccacatttgttaagAGTGCATACAAGCATAGACGCTTACCTACTTGctccttttgttgcaaagaagaacatcttaagtttgcatgtccatacagacgtaaggacaattatattattaagaattcctttccttttgaattgcGTGAGCAGATAAAgtaaatatgggttcctaaagggacatgaccacctaacatggtctaCCCCGAATATGGTCCCCAATTTGTCACTTGGTTGGCTAAGCAAAGTTaaaaaaggttattttttttgttttgtaggaaaagcaaaagtggatcttagatagtggatgttcgagacatatgagtggtaaaatttctttattttctgaaattaaagaaaggtgcaatggctcgatcaccctatgtgacaaaggtaaatgccaaattttaggtgttggtaAAGTTGGTAAGAAACCctctaaaactattgataatgtctaTTTGGTTAAAGATCTAAAATTTAACTTGCTAAGTGTGTCCAACTATGTGATAAAAGTAATCAAGTaatctttgataaagaaaaatgtgttctCAAAAACCTTAACACGAagatacatttattaccgcccttagacatgataatgtttatgctttgaatactaacgaaattgcagctcaaaaTTCAAGTGTTTAAAGGCTATAACGGATGATCCAAagctatggcatagacgtcttggtcacataAATACGCACACCATGCATGaattggtaagtaaagatctagttaagggacttccagctcttgactacaaATCACAGTCCTACATGTGACACATGCATTAGAGGAAagcaagtaagaagttcatttaaaccgaagaaaattctagttaaagttgatgattattctataTTTACGTGGGttaattttttgaaggataaaagtgaagccttgaaaccgttctcaagacatTGTAAGGAAATGCAAACTTAGTTAAATCTTTCAATAGTTTCGATTAGAAGTgatcatgggagagagtttgatcaactaggctttgatcccttttgtgaaaaatacaatataatacaTAACTTTTTAGCActacaccccaacaaaacgatgtggttgaaaggaaaaatcacactttagaggaaatggctaggacaatgcttgtAGAGAATGGATTAGCCAAACATTATTGcgccgaggctgttaacacaacaaattatgtcttaaataggtgTCTCATTAGacctatacttaagaaaaccccctacaagttatttaaaggaagaaaaccaaacatagcctaccttagaccatttggttgtaaatattttatccaaaataatggtaaggataatctaggtaaatttgatgctagaagtgatgaaggtatatttcttagATACTCATTAAATAGTAAGGCCTATAGAGTTCTAAATAAGCGTACAAGTAtggttgaagaaagtatacatgtagtatttgatgaatccgaaaatggaatattaagtgaaggatttaaagagttaaaccttaataaacattttgatgatataagtgatgatgaattggATACCAATAATCATAGTGAAGATAAAAGGAAAAACATGCAGGATACTATAGCAAGTCTTGATAAGGTTGAAAAAATACAGGTTGGAAACATTAAAGACTCACAACCTaatcttgagacccaatctcaagaCTTGAAAATAGCTCCTGAACGTACTGATCTAGATACTCCAATTAGAAATTCCTCAATGGAAGCAGGAAGAAGTTCCTTGAATGATTACATACCAttcatactacgaagaagactTAGAATGTCATCTTAACATCCTCCGgaaaacatcataagtgatccaaacaaaggtactcaaactcgatcctctcttaaaagtTTATGTgtattttctgcttttgtttctcttgtagaaccaaaggatgtcaAAGAAGCAATCCAAGAActagagtggatcattgctatgcaaaacaaattaaatgaattcgaaagaaataaagtttgggatctagttgaaagaccaccagatcgtactattattggaactagatgggtctttcgcaatAAGCTCAATGAGGGCGACattataaggaataaagcaaggctagtagctcaaggctataatcaagaagaaggtatagattatgacgaGACTTTTactccagttgcaaggttagaatctattcgcattatgcttgcttttgcttcatacatgaatataaaactatatcaaatggaagttaaatgtgctttcttaaatggctacttacaagaggaagtatatgttaaacaaccacatGGCTTTGAAAATCCCGATCTACCTAATCGtgtgtttaaactaaacaaagcactatatggtttgaaacaagctccaagggcttggtatgacagatttagttcacatttatttgtaaataacttttaacgaggtaaaattgataaaacacttttcattaagactaaaggaaaagatattcttgttgttcaagtatatgttcatgatatattgtttggagctactaatgattctttgtccAAGGAATTTTCTcagattatgtgcaaggaatttgaaatgagtataatgggagacttaacattttttcttggactacaaataaaacaaaagaaagatggaATATTTATtggtcaaagtaaatatgttataGATTTATTAAACAAtcacaatatggatcaatgcaaaagtgctaatacgcctatgagtgcaatactaagtctagaccaagacataaatggtaagagtgttaatcaaaagacttatagaggtatgattggttatTTAATATATCTACagcagaagctgaatacatagctgctggtgcatgttgttctcaaatcttatggattgcacaacaGCTTTGAGATCTTGGAGTTCATCTCAAAGGTATTCCAATTAAATGTGATGATactgttagctacattttatctttatttttacccctataaaCGGCTCGTTTAGCGTAaggaaactacatgttattgcattggtttataggattttacgcttgttttgttgctttagTGTTTTGTTTAATTTCAGGATCCAATCATCAacaccgagcacaaactagATCCTTTGGTcgcatacattgctcacctaaacaccgagggctcaaagaagtgaaatGTCATGAGCCAAGCCATAAGAACAAGTCAAAAGAAGCCAAAAAAGATCCACTCGACCAGAATAGGCTCGAGCCAAGGTGGCTCGAG of the Amaranthus tricolor cultivar Red isolate AtriRed21 chromosome 6, ASM2621246v1, whole genome shotgun sequence genome contains:
- the LOC130815576 gene encoding uncharacterized protein LOC130815576 → MVSSNPTPNTLHMPYLSAIPRNPIHALRDPNWKQVIQDEFDALIDNHTWDFVPRPPNSNVIRNLWIFRLKTKSDGSFERYKACLAGDDDIILTASSDFLYQSIISKSSFELAMKDLGPFLSQHRYASKIHDKTDMPQCKPSPTLVTTTGKLCANVGSSYENATLNHSLAGAL